A window of Gorilla gorilla gorilla isolate KB3781 chromosome 5, NHGRI_mGorGor1-v2.1_pri, whole genome shotgun sequence genomic DNA:
ACTCCCTGTTCTCACCCCaaaccttaaaaacaaaatagtggcTGGGATTCACATGCTGCAGAAGTCATCCCAAAGAACAGATAATTCCCATCCAGCAGTGGGTCTAGGGAGCCTGGTGACCTAATTCATGTTCAAGTCCTGGTAAAACAGAACTATAGCTGGAATGGTGAGAACAATAGCAAATGCTGatatagcacttactatgtgccaggtactgttctaaatgctttacatatatcaactcatttaatctcCACAACAACCCTATGGGACAGGCATGGTCTCCATATGGTATTGACATTTATGAGCACAGGAGATAGTTATGACTGGGGCTCATCTGAATAGTGTCTAGGAAAGAAACCCAAAGAGAAGACCAAAATCTTTATCTAGCAGCATCACAGAGAGAAAAACCCTGGTCCAGGAGAACCAGCCACCTGGCCAAAGAGACAGTTCTGGCCTCGATGGCCCTATGAGCCCTCAGATGAGCGACTGTCTTTGAGGGATGATTCCATGACTAGCTGGCAGCCTTCTGAACACTCACTCAGGCCTGGTACAGGCAAGGGAGAGCCTGGAAAATGGTCCCAAGAACTCTCGTCACAAGAAAAGCACTTAGTGTAagctggtgtattagtctgttctcacactgctaataaagacatacccgagacagggtaatttataaaggaaaggagtttaattgactcatggttcagcatggctgggagacctcaggaaacttactatcatggtggaaagggaagcaaacaagtccttcttcacatggtggcaggaagagaAGAACGAGAGCTGAGCTGAGCAAagtggggaaagccccttataaaaccatcagatctcctgagaaatcactcactatcatgagaacagcagcatggggtaACTGTctccatgattcaactacctcccaccaggttcctcccactaCATGTAGGGAttacgggaactacaattcaagatgtgatttgggtggggacacagccaaactatatcagctggcatctggtggatACACCAGGTGGCTGTGTTTGTTTCCTGGGAGGCAGTTCCCAGGAGCTGACCAGCCAAGCTCCTGGACCTGCAATGCCAAGGCCACTGCTATTACCACCCTAATAAAAGATATGTCTATTCTTTCTTAGGGGTCTTTGGACTGGAAAACACAAAgcaccagcaaaggcagggaTGCCGTGCTGAAAAAAGGAATGTTAAGGAAACACATGCAAACTGGATGCTAGGACCCCAGCCTCTTCCCCTGTCACCTTCTCAAATGCCAGCTGGCATCCGGGCCTTCACCTTCCCAGGCAGGACATGGAACCCTCTTCCCTGGGAAACAGCACCCGCCCAAGAAGAAAAACTTAAACTGAATGACATCACAGATGTCCCCAAATAAATGGCCCTGCCCTCTTACTCCAGTGAGCTCACTGGCAACAAGCCCTGTGCAAACACTCAGAAATTCCCATCTGCTGTTCAGGGTCCACTCATAAACATCAGCAGACAGGTAAAGAATACCACACGGCCAAGAAAAACCTCTAtcatgaaaaatgagaaaatcaaaaaacaaaaacaaaaacctcccaCAATTTGGAGATGACAGATACTCAGATACTATTCAgtgagaaagtttttaaaaactgttattaGTATCTTCATAAAGATAAGAGAGGACATTGCAATCTTCTAACACAAATAAGATGTTATAACAAACGAAaattcagagaacaaaaaagaGCTTTGGAATATTAGAAATGTTatagtagaaataaaaaattcaatagcAAGGTAAAAGATAAAATTGAGTAAGTCTCCCAGAAAGTAAAATAGAGAGAGATAAATAGGAGGGGGACAAAGCTAAAAGAACTGGAGGACCAGTCTGGGAGGTCCAGCACATTAACTTTTTCAGAAAGAGGGAAAAGGACTTCAGAAGGGAGGACGGTTTAAACTATGGGCATATATAactttgataaaaaataaaaaataaaattaaagaggaaaaatagagTGGAAATGAGGAAATGGGGACAGTGAGTATAAACTTCATTACTGCAGCGTGATTTTGGTTTCTATTTAATGCTATTTTCTTCCTCCCCCATTTCAAGtggaaaatacagaaaggaaaggaCGCATGGACATGTTCAAAAATCAATGCATTGGTGAGGCATGCCagcagattacaggtgtgagccaccttgccccacCAGTGGGAGgattgggaggccaggagtttgagaccagcctggtcaacttggcaaaaccttgtctctactaaaaatacaaaaattagccgggcgtggtggctcatgcctgtagtcccagctactcaggaggctgactcatgagaatctcttgaaccccagagatgaaggttacagtgagtcagtgagccaggatcgtgccactgcactccagcctgggtgacagggcaagactctgtcttaaaaaaaaaaaaatccatgcatcTTCAGGTCTTAATACATGTTAACTAATTATGATTGACTGATTACAAGCATATTGATAATTGTTCTTATACAGGCTTAGAAGTTAGGATAATTTTAGTTCCCTTACAAGTAATTTCTGACTTGATAGTCATTACTGTTATCAGTGGAAAGACAGAGCCGCCAATCATGTAGTTGTCAGTACTGTTCATCGCATGCTTCTGCTATCCATCTTCCGGGAACTATAGAATCACACTTTCTGGCCTCCTGCTGAGGGTGGAGACATGTGGCCTGCTCTGCCAATGAGCCATCATCAGAAGCGTTGAAAGTCGCTTCCTGTTCAGAGTGTTTAATCACAGAGGCGAGAACCTCAGAGGTCCCCTCCCCTCCGCCCCTGGGCACATGCGCTGATGACAATCAGGATGACAGCTGCTCCATCGGTTTAGGTCCCTGATGACAAGCTGGCCCCTTGCCGATGCTCAATCCACATGTAGTGTGAGCAAGAACAAACTTTTGCCTTTTAAGCTGCTAGGATTTGGATGTTGTTTCTGTCCTGCAGCATAACTGAGGCTGTCCTAAGAGATGAACCAACAGGATGTTAAAACCGCACATTATGGCCAAGCATggcggctgtaatcctagcactttgggaggccaagggggatgaatcgcttgaggtcaggagttgaagaccagcctgggcaacaagacaagaccttgtctctacaaaaatacaaaaactagccaggcatgatggtgtgcacctgtagtcccaagtacacaaaaggctgagatgggaggatcacttgagcctgggaggttgaggctgcagtgagccaagattgcaccactccactttagcctgggtgacagagtgagaccctgtctcaaaaaaaagaaaaaaagaggaaaggaaaaagaaaaaaaacctgcatATTACACTTACACCGATAGCCAGCCGTCTTTTGTCAATAGAATTCCACTAACATCATTCTGTCTGACATCTATTGTATCTGATAGAGGAGCTGAAATCTCTCACCTGGATAAGTGTGAGGAATAAGCATTCCGGCTGCCACATCACTGGTGGTATCTGGAGTAAACTTGTCTGAAATGATGGTAATGGAGCATCGGGGCACCAGTTTGGAGATGCACACAGCCGTGGAGAgccccaccacacctgccccGACAACTGCAATCCGTGCTGTGTCCATGGGCCTGTGAGGAGGGAAATGGGAGCTATACACCTTGTTTTAAGGATTTTCCCATCCAGACAAAGTTTGGTCTTGACAGTTTTTTCCTTAGGTCTTCAGCCACTCAGAGTAAGACTTAGCCTATTGGTGTTTCTTGTGAGATAAAGAGGATAACCCCATAAGCTCACTTTCCATTAAATATTGGTGTATAAGCAACAAGATCTCCATGGGCTTTTAGAAAGTAGCACAAAACTGGCTTGGATTTGCCTTTAGAAAACCCAGCCAGTAAGTAGGTCTGCATTTGGAGGAGTTTTCTACTCATTCTTCacccttcccttttttttccctctgaaatggggtcttgctctgttgcccagcctggagtacagcgatgtgatctcggctaactgcaacctccgcctcccaggttcaagcaattctcctgccttagcctcctgcgtaactgggattacaggtgcccaccaccacgccaggttaatttttgtatttttagtagacacagggtttcagcatgttggctaggctggtctcgaactcctgaccttgtgatccgccggccccagcctcccaaagtgctgggattacaggcgtgagccaccatgcccagcttcatcCCCCTTTCCTAAACCATTTTCCCTATGGGCACAACCTAGGGAAGGTTGACAGAAAACTGCAGAGCTGTAGTCTATGCTCCCAGAACTACCTGAGGAGCAGTGGTGAGGGGCATGACCCATGAGCAACTCAAAACTCAACTCTGTCTACAAAGTTGTTTCTAATAATAAGGACATTACAGAAAGTTTCAGCAGCTGAACTCAGTCTCCTCTGCCATCTGCCACTGTCACCGGCCCCCTGTCTGTCCTGGACGGGTTCTGTAACCTGAGGAGCAGTCCGTGGTCTCCTAGCCTCCACTCCCTCATCTGTAACACAGAACAGACGGATTACTTGCTCCTTTGGGTGGTAAATAGGAGAGACCCAGTGAGGTGGTCTCATAAACGGGGCTTCTTGGGAGAGTCTGAATGGAAATGCAGGGGACAGACATCCCGGAGCCCGGGCCAGGTGTCCTGAGGCTGGCACCCTGTGTCCCACCCCtcacccacggagccttgctccaCTGTCAGCATCCCCGCCTGCCTTTGCTTCCCTGTTTTTGGCTTTTCCCATCTGTTCCTGCTCTGACTCTCTCTGTATGGCTCAGGTTTAAACTCCAGAGAGAGAAAATGCAGTTGTACCAGTTGGTCATTGCATCCCCTGTTGGACAAAATTCTAGCACCAGGCCAACTTGCTGGGCTAAACCAGCCTCTGAATCTGCCCTTGGCATAGTTGCCCTTCTCTGTCCAAAGCACAGTAATCAGGGCACTGGGCCACATGGTACAAACCATGGCCACCCACACACAGAGGTTCACCTTTCCTCTGGAAGGCTGGGCAGCTTCCTCAGCAAGGGCTGTTGGCAGGAGAAACGTGGGCTTGGTTGTTAGTGGCCTCTGCTTTCTCTTCCAGTTCTGAAGATTCTCGCACTATGAGACTTTAAAGCCCTCCAATGAAGTTTAGTGTGTTATTCCTATTCCTCAAGCAGTCTATGCATTTCTGTGCTAATTTGATACGTTAATTTGATTGCTGTACAGTGGGCTGGTCAGCTGAGAGAGAGTGGGCCTGCcagggctgagggaagagaagggaacggGCCCAGGCCAGAGCAGTCTGGTGGGGGCCAGCTTGAGGAGAGCTGTCCTGCAGCCACCGATGACCTTATTGACTTCACTGTTTCACATCAGCCTCCCATGTCCAGCAACTCTCTCAAAACAGCTCTAATAAACTAAGTTGAAAGGGCAAGCAATCTGTGGCTAAGAATAACCAGCTGCCAGGGAGGAGGAGTGAGCGAGCAATGTGGTGTGTCCTGGCACAGTGGCCTGTCCATCACTGTCCCCTGACCCTATTCAGACACACCCCCAAACTCCCAGAGCATGGACGGAACGACCCCTCAGCTGAAAGCAAGAATTCAAGTACCTGTCTCTGAAAAAGCAGTCTTGGAAGCCACCAAAATCTCTGGCACCAAACCTTGTTTCCCAGTGCCTGGCTGGTCTCATgccctgagagacagagggaaagcGAAACTGCTTCCCATTGGTGACTTGATTCAGGACATTCCCCTTGGTCTTCCTTTCCATTGGTCTGCATGGCTGTCTCTGTCACCCATTGCCCAGGAGAAAGGAGCAAGTGACCTCAACCTGTCATCTCCATGGCGCTGTCTCTGCCAAGCCCTCCCCTTTCTGGCCCACGAGACTTCTGTCTGGCCGCCAGCCTGGGCTTTCTCCAGCTGATTTGTAGGTATGGTGAATAATGGGTGAGCCTGTCCAACTTCCAACCTCGTTTGGCTGCCCA
This region includes:
- the DDO gene encoding D-aspartate oxidase isoform X4, whose amino-acid sequence is MERKTKGNVLNQVTNGKQFRFPSVSQGMRPARHWETRFGARDFGGFQDCFFRDRPMDTARIAVVGAGVVGLSTAVCISKLVPRCSITIISDKFTPDTTSDVAAGMLIPHTYPDTPIHTQKQWFRETFNHLFAIANSAEAGDAGVHLVSGIKGSGGWTLTRRIEDLWELHPSFDIVVNCSGLGSRQLAGDSKIFPNIFYFFLNMKNN